One Phaseolus vulgaris cultivar G19833 chromosome 2, P. vulgaris v2.0, whole genome shotgun sequence DNA window includes the following coding sequences:
- the LOC137810540 gene encoding phosphatidylinositol/phosphatidylcholine transfer protein SFH11-like isoform X2: MRSSKEESEDRDVTIARGDGEDELCSGFQGLKFDSGSGSGKRKKSIHPPIETHWDLHSSASGKRSNSSPVKSLLSYPFTKFRKSKSLVMIIEGARDPKDKQIVDSFRQMLLQEAILPPKHDDYHTLLRFLRMRDFDMPKSKEMFQNYLKWRNEFRVDLLPKEFHFTEYNEVKNCYPHGYHGVDRYGRPLYIERIGMVDLNKLGQVTTFERFIKHHVSEQEKTLKLRFPACSLAAKSHIASTTSILDVNGVGMSNFSKPARYLFMEIQKIDSCYYPETLNKLFIINAGSGFRMLWKAVKTFLDVRTVAKIQVLGSNYLGVLLEAIEPSNLPTFLGGNCTCSDYGGCLMSDRGPWKNPEVLEMIKVVNLREEIDGKCEDVEVATEDSSMPKKVDMQTEDDDNTASLLEETACAGSDSACTCRLAMQKIDCLEASLGDIKDKIKTLEDALQDTKMALKEHAHHPEQPTV; the protein is encoded by the exons ATGAGAAGTTCGAAGGAAGAGTCCGAAGACAGGGACGTGACTATAGCAAGAGGTGATGGAGAAGATGAATTGTGTTCTGGTTTTCAGGGATTGAAGTTTGACAGTGGAAGTGGTAGtggtaagagaaaaaaaagtattcaTCCCCCGATTGAAACGCATTGGGATCTGCATTCATCAGCGTCAGGGAAAAGGTCTAATTCGTCCCCTGTCAAGTCACTCTTGTCATACCCGTTCACGAAATTTAGGAAGAGTAAAAGCCTTGTGATGATTATTGAAGGAGCTCGTGATCCTAAGGATAAACAAATTGTCGACTCTTTTCGCCAAATGCTATTGCAAGAAGCTATCTTGCCACCTAAGCATGATGATTATCACACTCTTCTGag GTTTCTGCGTATGAGGGATTTCGACATGCCAAAATCCAAAGAAATGTTCCAAAATTATCTCAAGTGGCGAAACGAATTTCGAGTAGACCTGCTTCCAAAG GAATTCCATTTCACGGAGTACAATGAAGTGAAGAACTGCTACCCTCATGGATACCACGGAGTTGACAGATACGGAAGACCCTTGTATATTGAGAGAATTGGGATGGTAGACCTTAACAAACTGGGGCAAGTTACCACATTTGAAAGGTTtatcaaacatcatgtgtcagAACAAGAGAAAACTCTCAAACTAAGATTCCCTGCATGTTCTCTAGCAGCTAAAAGTCACATAGCATCCACTACAAGTATCTTGGATGTCAACGGAGTT GGAATGTCTAATTTCTCAAAGCCCGCGAGGTACCTCTTTATGGAAATTCAGAAGATCGATAGCTGTTACTATCCTGAG ACTCTAAATAAGCTATTTATTATTAATGCCGGATCTGGGTTTAGGATGCTGTGGAAAGCAGTAAAGACATTCCTAGATGTACGCACAGTAGCAAAAATTCAG GTGTTGGGCTCTAATTATCTCGGTGTGCTGCTTGAGGCTATCGAGCCGAG TAATTTGCCAACTTTTCTGGGTGGTAATTGCACATGTTCCGATTATGGAGGTTGTCTGATGAGTGATCGAGGCCCCTGGAAAAATCCAGAAGTGTTGGAAATGATTAAG GTTGTTAACTTGAGAGAAGAGATTGATGGTAAATGCGAGGATGTTGAGGTGGCTACAGAAGATTCCTCGATGCCTAAAAAG GTTGACATGCAAACCGAAGATGACGATAATACTGCGAGTCTGCTTGAGGAGACAGCGTGCGCGGGGTCAGACTCTGCATGTACTTGTCGGTTAGCAATGCAAAAAATTGATTGCCTTGAAGCTAGTCTTGGAGACATAAAGGAT AAAATCAAAACGCTGGAAGATGCACTTCAAGACACCAAGATG GCATTGAAAGAACATGCACATCATCCAGAACAGCCCACAGTATAA
- the LOC137810540 gene encoding phosphatidylinositol/phosphatidylcholine transfer protein SFH11-like isoform X1 has protein sequence MPPSSSCKISTVKNYGHRLWFSIVRALGLQMRSSKEESEDRDVTIARGDGEDELCSGFQGLKFDSGSGSGKRKKSIHPPIETHWDLHSSASGKRSNSSPVKSLLSYPFTKFRKSKSLVMIIEGARDPKDKQIVDSFRQMLLQEAILPPKHDDYHTLLRFLRMRDFDMPKSKEMFQNYLKWRNEFRVDLLPKEFHFTEYNEVKNCYPHGYHGVDRYGRPLYIERIGMVDLNKLGQVTTFERFIKHHVSEQEKTLKLRFPACSLAAKSHIASTTSILDVNGVGMSNFSKPARYLFMEIQKIDSCYYPETLNKLFIINAGSGFRMLWKAVKTFLDVRTVAKIQVLGSNYLGVLLEAIEPSNLPTFLGGNCTCSDYGGCLMSDRGPWKNPEVLEMIKVVNLREEIDGKCEDVEVATEDSSMPKKVDMQTEDDDNTASLLEETACAGSDSACTCRLAMQKIDCLEASLGDIKDKIKTLEDALQDTKMALKEHAHHPEQPTV, from the exons ATGCCACCCTCAAGTAGTTGTAAAATTTCTACGGTTAAAAATTATGGCCATCGATTATGGTTTTCGATAGTGAGAG CATTGGGATTACAAATGAGAAGTTCGAAGGAAGAGTCCGAAGACAGGGACGTGACTATAGCAAGAGGTGATGGAGAAGATGAATTGTGTTCTGGTTTTCAGGGATTGAAGTTTGACAGTGGAAGTGGTAGtggtaagagaaaaaaaagtattcaTCCCCCGATTGAAACGCATTGGGATCTGCATTCATCAGCGTCAGGGAAAAGGTCTAATTCGTCCCCTGTCAAGTCACTCTTGTCATACCCGTTCACGAAATTTAGGAAGAGTAAAAGCCTTGTGATGATTATTGAAGGAGCTCGTGATCCTAAGGATAAACAAATTGTCGACTCTTTTCGCCAAATGCTATTGCAAGAAGCTATCTTGCCACCTAAGCATGATGATTATCACACTCTTCTGag GTTTCTGCGTATGAGGGATTTCGACATGCCAAAATCCAAAGAAATGTTCCAAAATTATCTCAAGTGGCGAAACGAATTTCGAGTAGACCTGCTTCCAAAG GAATTCCATTTCACGGAGTACAATGAAGTGAAGAACTGCTACCCTCATGGATACCACGGAGTTGACAGATACGGAAGACCCTTGTATATTGAGAGAATTGGGATGGTAGACCTTAACAAACTGGGGCAAGTTACCACATTTGAAAGGTTtatcaaacatcatgtgtcagAACAAGAGAAAACTCTCAAACTAAGATTCCCTGCATGTTCTCTAGCAGCTAAAAGTCACATAGCATCCACTACAAGTATCTTGGATGTCAACGGAGTT GGAATGTCTAATTTCTCAAAGCCCGCGAGGTACCTCTTTATGGAAATTCAGAAGATCGATAGCTGTTACTATCCTGAG ACTCTAAATAAGCTATTTATTATTAATGCCGGATCTGGGTTTAGGATGCTGTGGAAAGCAGTAAAGACATTCCTAGATGTACGCACAGTAGCAAAAATTCAG GTGTTGGGCTCTAATTATCTCGGTGTGCTGCTTGAGGCTATCGAGCCGAG TAATTTGCCAACTTTTCTGGGTGGTAATTGCACATGTTCCGATTATGGAGGTTGTCTGATGAGTGATCGAGGCCCCTGGAAAAATCCAGAAGTGTTGGAAATGATTAAG GTTGTTAACTTGAGAGAAGAGATTGATGGTAAATGCGAGGATGTTGAGGTGGCTACAGAAGATTCCTCGATGCCTAAAAAG GTTGACATGCAAACCGAAGATGACGATAATACTGCGAGTCTGCTTGAGGAGACAGCGTGCGCGGGGTCAGACTCTGCATGTACTTGTCGGTTAGCAATGCAAAAAATTGATTGCCTTGAAGCTAGTCTTGGAGACATAAAGGAT AAAATCAAAACGCTGGAAGATGCACTTCAAGACACCAAGATG GCATTGAAAGAACATGCACATCATCCAGAACAGCCCACAGTATAA